A section of the Anaerolineae bacterium genome encodes:
- the bcp gene encoding thioredoxin-dependent thiol peroxidase, producing MPAVGEKAPDFALKNQDGKVVRLSDYRGKKVILFAYPKAGTSGCTTQACGLRDNFPRFEGVNATVLGISPDEPAALRKWKEAENLPYDLVSDPDHQVLEAWGAWGEKSMYGKKYMGVIRSHWVIDETGTIVDAQINVSPEKSVERAVKFLIGA from the coding sequence ATGCCAGCAGTTGGTGAAAAAGCGCCTGACTTTGCGCTGAAGAATCAGGATGGGAAGGTCGTCCGGTTGAGCGATTACCGGGGCAAGAAGGTGATTCTCTTTGCTTATCCCAAAGCCGGTACCAGCGGATGTACCACCCAGGCCTGCGGTCTGCGCGACAACTTCCCGCGCTTTGAGGGCGTCAATGCAACCGTCTTGGGCATCAGCCCGGACGAGCCCGCAGCGCTGCGCAAGTGGAAAGAAGCGGAGAATCTGCCGTATGATCTGGTGTCTGATCCCGACCATCAGGTGCTGGAGGCCTGGGGCGCCTGGGGCGAGAAGTCAATGTATGGCAAGAAGTACATGGGAGTGATTCGCTCCCACTGGGTGATCGATGAGACGGGAACCATCGTTGACGCTCAGATCAACGTCAGCCCGGAGAAGAGCGTCGAGCGAGCGGTCAAATTTCTGATCGGAGCATAG
- a CDS encoding molybdopterin-dependent oxidoreductase: MKHERQAGGSEPSAAMGALIGVLVTAPTIALQYLGASAFGLPFPPFDAFDWLARILPGNVVTAGIDALVGVIAGLNLGETSATAKALEQTLAVALFLGLGLAAGALLFALQGRLKGSLSIRLGLAAGMVAGALMIALYLGVNQTATATLAISVMWLLAVSVGWGGAIGQVHARLRPTQAVAVELPVISAAPSDPAGSELRLGPPVETGLINRRQFLLRVGGTAAVITVVGAGLGTLLKSEQSGPQPAQVTTGGDRQPALPANLPNAGDPLQPAPGTRPEYTPLDQHYRIDINLIPPSVSAEGWVLPVDGLVAQPLRLTLDDLRTRYPLREQYVTLSCISNPVGGDLIGTTLWTGASLQDILAEARPLPEAAYLRITAADGFDETVALDLIRADARIMLCYAWDSQPLTVEHGFPLRIYIPDLYGMKQPKWITAIQVVADYEEGYWVRRGWDEVARMQTTAVIDTIAARALIEEGGRLLVPVGGIAHAGARGISRVEVRVDDGPWEEARVRAPLSETTWVIWRYDWPFQEGQHIFAVRAYDGDGVMQESEPRGPRPSGATGIHSRSATLE, from the coding sequence ATGAAACATGAGCGACAGGCTGGCGGCTCTGAACCCTCAGCGGCGATGGGCGCGCTGATTGGAGTACTGGTGACAGCGCCGACGATCGCCTTACAGTATCTTGGCGCCAGCGCGTTCGGCTTGCCTTTTCCGCCGTTTGACGCTTTTGACTGGCTGGCTCGCATTTTGCCGGGGAATGTGGTCACTGCCGGGATTGATGCGCTTGTCGGCGTGATCGCCGGCCTGAACCTGGGGGAGACTTCTGCTACGGCCAAAGCCCTGGAACAAACGCTGGCAGTGGCGCTCTTTTTGGGGCTGGGTCTGGCCGCCGGGGCGCTGCTCTTTGCGTTGCAGGGCCGCCTGAAGGGCAGTCTATCCATCCGGCTGGGTCTGGCCGCCGGGATGGTTGCCGGTGCGCTGATGATCGCCCTGTATCTCGGTGTCAATCAAACAGCAACCGCTACTCTGGCGATCAGCGTGATGTGGTTGCTGGCAGTGTCTGTGGGGTGGGGCGGGGCGATCGGGCAGGTGCACGCTCGTCTGCGCCCGACACAGGCTGTGGCGGTGGAGCTACCGGTGATCAGCGCTGCGCCATCTGACCCGGCGGGGAGCGAACTCAGGCTCGGTCCACCTGTTGAGACCGGTCTGATCAACCGCCGCCAGTTTCTGCTGCGGGTGGGCGGTACTGCCGCTGTGATCACCGTGGTTGGCGCCGGGCTGGGAACGTTGTTGAAGAGCGAGCAATCAGGCCCGCAGCCAGCACAGGTGACGACAGGAGGCGACAGGCAGCCCGCCCTGCCCGCCAATCTGCCTAACGCCGGAGACCCACTGCAACCTGCCCCTGGCACACGTCCGGAGTACACCCCGCTGGATCAGCACTACCGGATTGACATCAACCTGATCCCCCCCAGTGTTAGCGCGGAGGGGTGGGTATTACCTGTGGATGGCCTGGTGGCGCAGCCCTTGAGGCTGACGCTGGACGATTTGCGCACCCGTTACCCGCTTCGGGAGCAGTATGTCACCCTGTCATGCATCTCTAACCCTGTGGGGGGTGACCTGATCGGCACCACTCTGTGGACCGGGGCCAGCCTGCAGGACATCCTGGCGGAAGCGCGTCCGTTGCCGGAGGCGGCTTACCTGAGGATCACGGCGGCGGATGGCTTCGATGAGACGGTCGCACTCGATCTGATCCGGGCTGATGCACGCATCATGCTGTGCTATGCCTGGGATAGCCAGCCACTAACTGTTGAACATGGCTTCCCGCTGCGCATCTACATTCCTGATCTTTACGGGATGAAACAGCCCAAGTGGATCACCGCAATCCAGGTGGTGGCCGATTATGAGGAAGGCTACTGGGTGCGCCGGGGCTGGGACGAGGTGGCCCGGATGCAGACGACGGCGGTGATTGATACGATCGCTGCCCGGGCCCTGATCGAGGAAGGCGGCCGTCTGCTGGTGCCTGTTGGCGGGATCGCTCACGCCGGCGCGCGCGGTATCTCCCGCGTGGAGGTGCGGGTGGATGATGGCCCCTGGGAGGAGGCCCGGGTGCGGGCGCCGCTGTCCGAGACCACATGGGTGATCTGGCGTTATGACTGGCCGTTTCAGGAGGGGCAACATATTTTTGCGGTGCGGGCCTATGATGGTGATGGCGTGATGCAGGAGTCAGAGCCACGCGGCCCCCGTCCAAGCGGTGCGACCGGCATTCACAGCCGATCGGCGACGCTGGAGTAG